A single region of the Eublepharis macularius isolate TG4126 chromosome 14, MPM_Emac_v1.0, whole genome shotgun sequence genome encodes:
- the C8G gene encoding complement component C8 gamma chain: protein MAPTIFLVVLSGLLLASPSYAQRRRKPSPPESPIDKISAQADFNPSQFAGKWYLVGVASRCSYLRDNSHRLEPVNIMVSVTSTTPPSTLLVNTFRPLDGICWNIKQSYPPAKAPGRFLLRGPVNVVVGETDYSSYAIVFYQKSRQISVKLYGRTVQVSDSIVAKFEQLVAGVGLNEDITYYFPTYGFCESADQFHVLDETKLKGTS from the exons ATGGCGCCCACCATATTCCTTGTCGTCCTCTCGGGCCTGCTGCTTGCATCTCCCTCCTATGCCCAGCGCCGGAGAAAGCCCTCCCCTCCGGAGAGTCCCATTGACAAGATCAGTGCTCAAGCAGACTTTAACCCCAGCCAG TTTGCTGGGAAATGGTACCTTGTTGGAGTAGCCTCCAGGTGTAGCTACCTGAGAGACAACAGCCATAGACTGGAACCAGTGAACATAATGGTGTCTGTTACCAGCACAACCCCTCCGAGCACCTTGTTGGTCAACACCTTCCGCCCACT ggatGGCATCTGTTGGAATATCAAGCAGTCGTACCCCCCCGCCAAGGCTCCAGGCAGATTCCTCTTGAGAG GCCCGGTGAATGTGGTCGTTGGGGAGACTGATTACAGCAGCTACGCCATCGTCTTCTATCAGAAGTCCCGGCAGATCTCTGTGAAGCTTTATG GACGAACCGTCCAGGTCAGCGATTCCATCGTGGCTAAATTTGAGCAGCTTGTGGCTGGTGTGGGACTCAACGAGGACATCACCTATTACTTCCCCACTTACG GGTTTTGTGAGTCAGCTGACCAGTTTCACGTCCTCGATG agacCAAGTTGAAGGGTACATCCTGA
- the FBXW5 gene encoding F-box/WD repeat-containing protein 5 isoform X2 translates to MDGGVNPLLPDSILFEIFLYLDYKDVLSVGQACRQWHAVAQDEVLWKELFYRYYSVARDVPRHPAAVSWYGEFQRLYDTIPCVEVQTLKEHSDQVLHLSFSHNGYMFASCSKDCTVKIWNNDLEFSLLHSSNMKKFNWGYTQFSQFNADDSLLLVSGVFLGPRTSSSGEIAVISLDNFTLLSRVRNKPYDVFGCWLNETNLISGNLHRIGYLTSCSVLWLNNAFQGVESENMNVVKRLFKLQNLNASTIRTVMVVDCSRYDSPDLPPNQGEQSTSDPVLVPHQTTDLCSDSEEEEEEEPKQQTTPEDSTGAKSEAKREDGLDRFLTDIIEGRIRPVMTELEMETKVAQLLAQNRTKPPEPNLLSMEGCSQKKYLIFTTGCLTYSPHQIGIKQILPHQMTTAGPVLGEERESDKFFDSLDHVIDIHGHIIGMGLSPDHRYLYVNSRAWPQDCIISDPLQPPPIAEEIDLHVLDLKTMKEAKRALRAHRAYTPSDDFFFIFLDVSRDFVARYY, encoded by the exons ATGGATGGTGGGGTTAACCCCCTTCTCCCTGACAGCATCCTCTTTGAAATCTTCCTGTACTTGGATTACAAAGATGTGCTGTCAGTGGGACAGGCATGCCGCCAGTGGCACGCCGTGGCCCAGGATGAGGTCCTGTGGAAGGAGCTTTTCTACAGATACTACAGTGTAGCTCGGGATGTCCCACGACACCCAG CTGCTGTTTCTTGGTACGGCGAGTTCCAGAGACTGTACGACACCATCCCCTGCGTTGAAGTGCAGACCCTGAAGGAGCACAGTGACCAAGTCCTCCACCTCAGCTTCTCCCACAATGGCTACATGTTTGCCTCCTGCTCCAAGGACTGTACCGTCAAG ATCTGGAACAACGACCTTGAGTTCTCCCTTTTGCATAGCTCCAACATGAAGAAGTTCAACTGGGGCTATACCCAGTTCTCGCAGTTCAACGCTGATGATTCCCTCCTTCTGGTGTCGGGAGTTTTCTTGGGGCCCCGCACCTCTTCTTCAGGCGAGATCGCAGTCATCAGCTTGG ACAACTTCACACTCTTGTCCCGAGTGCGCAACAAGCCATATGACGTCTTTGGCTGCTGGCTGAATGAAACCAATCTGATTTCTGGCAATTTGCACCGCATCGGCTACCTCACCTCATGCTCCGTGTTGTGGTTGAACAACGCCTTCCAG GGAGTAGAATCTGAAAACATGAATGTGGTAAAGAGGCTTTTTAAACTCCAGAACCTGAATGCCAGCACCATCCGGACAGTGATGGTAGTGGACTGCAGCCGCTATGATTCCCCTGACCTTCCGCCAAACCAAGGGGAGCAATCAACTTCTGACCCTGTCTTGGTCCCCCATCAGACCACTGATCTCTGCAGCgacagtgaggaggaagaggaggaggagcccaaacaacaaacaacaccaGAGGACTCCACAGGAGCCAAGAGTGAAGCAAAGCGTGAAGACGGGTTGGACCGTTTCCTGACGGACATCATTGAAGGGCGCATCCGGCCGGTCATGACAGAACTAGAGATGGAGACAAAGGTGGCCCAACTGCTGGCACAAAACCGGACAAAGCCTCCCGAGCCCAACCTCCTCTCCATGGAGGGCTGCAGCCAGAAGAAATACTTGATCTTCACCACTGGATGCCTCACTTATTCACCACATCAGATTG GGATTAAGCAGATCCTGCCTCACCAAATGACAACAGCAGGTCCAGTCCTTGGAGAAGAAAGAGAGTCCGATAAGTTCTTTGATTCGCTTGACCATGTCATTGATATCCATGGACATATTATCGGCATGGGCCTCTCCCCCGACCACAG gTATCTGTATGTGAACagccgagcttggccccaggattGCATCATTTCTGACCCTTTGCAGCCGCCCCCCATCGCCGAGGAAATCGACCTGCACGTTCTAGACCTCAAAACAATGAAGGAAGCGAAACGAGCTCTGCGGGCTCATCGAGCCTACACACCCAGCGatgactttttctttattttcctgGATGTCAGCAGGGATTTTGTGGCCAG GTATTATTGA
- the FBXW5 gene encoding F-box/WD repeat-containing protein 5 isoform X1: MDGGVNPLLPDSILFEIFLYLDYKDVLSVGQACRQWHAVAQDEVLWKELFYRYYSVARDVPRHPAAVSWYGEFQRLYDTIPCVEVQTLKEHSDQVLHLSFSHNGYMFASCSKDCTVKIWNNDLEFSLLHSSNMKKFNWGYTQFSQFNADDSLLLVSGVFLGPRTSSSGEIAVISLDNFTLLSRVRNKPYDVFGCWLNETNLISGNLHRIGYLTSCSVLWLNNAFQGVESENMNVVKRLFKLQNLNASTIRTVMVVDCSRYDSPDLPPNQGEQSTSDPVLVPHQTTDLCSDSEEEEEEEPKQQTTPEDSTGAKSEAKREDGLDRFLTDIIEGRIRPVMTELEMETKVAQLLAQNRTKPPEPNLLSMEGCSQKKYLIFTTGCLTYSPHQIGIKQILPHQMTTAGPVLGEERESDKFFDSLDHVIDIHGHIIGMGLSPDHRYLYVNSRAWPQDCIISDPLQPPPIAEEIDLHVLDLKTMKEAKRALRAHRAYTPSDDFFFIFLDVSRDFVASGAEDRHGYIWDRHYNICLAKLQHDDVVNSVAFSPVEQELLLTASDDCTIKAWRSPRTMRILQAEKPRLRKPLFSWATNQRS; encoded by the exons ATGGATGGTGGGGTTAACCCCCTTCTCCCTGACAGCATCCTCTTTGAAATCTTCCTGTACTTGGATTACAAAGATGTGCTGTCAGTGGGACAGGCATGCCGCCAGTGGCACGCCGTGGCCCAGGATGAGGTCCTGTGGAAGGAGCTTTTCTACAGATACTACAGTGTAGCTCGGGATGTCCCACGACACCCAG CTGCTGTTTCTTGGTACGGCGAGTTCCAGAGACTGTACGACACCATCCCCTGCGTTGAAGTGCAGACCCTGAAGGAGCACAGTGACCAAGTCCTCCACCTCAGCTTCTCCCACAATGGCTACATGTTTGCCTCCTGCTCCAAGGACTGTACCGTCAAG ATCTGGAACAACGACCTTGAGTTCTCCCTTTTGCATAGCTCCAACATGAAGAAGTTCAACTGGGGCTATACCCAGTTCTCGCAGTTCAACGCTGATGATTCCCTCCTTCTGGTGTCGGGAGTTTTCTTGGGGCCCCGCACCTCTTCTTCAGGCGAGATCGCAGTCATCAGCTTGG ACAACTTCACACTCTTGTCCCGAGTGCGCAACAAGCCATATGACGTCTTTGGCTGCTGGCTGAATGAAACCAATCTGATTTCTGGCAATTTGCACCGCATCGGCTACCTCACCTCATGCTCCGTGTTGTGGTTGAACAACGCCTTCCAG GGAGTAGAATCTGAAAACATGAATGTGGTAAAGAGGCTTTTTAAACTCCAGAACCTGAATGCCAGCACCATCCGGACAGTGATGGTAGTGGACTGCAGCCGCTATGATTCCCCTGACCTTCCGCCAAACCAAGGGGAGCAATCAACTTCTGACCCTGTCTTGGTCCCCCATCAGACCACTGATCTCTGCAGCgacagtgaggaggaagaggaggaggagcccaaacaacaaacaacaccaGAGGACTCCACAGGAGCCAAGAGTGAAGCAAAGCGTGAAGACGGGTTGGACCGTTTCCTGACGGACATCATTGAAGGGCGCATCCGGCCGGTCATGACAGAACTAGAGATGGAGACAAAGGTGGCCCAACTGCTGGCACAAAACCGGACAAAGCCTCCCGAGCCCAACCTCCTCTCCATGGAGGGCTGCAGCCAGAAGAAATACTTGATCTTCACCACTGGATGCCTCACTTATTCACCACATCAGATTG GGATTAAGCAGATCCTGCCTCACCAAATGACAACAGCAGGTCCAGTCCTTGGAGAAGAAAGAGAGTCCGATAAGTTCTTTGATTCGCTTGACCATGTCATTGATATCCATGGACATATTATCGGCATGGGCCTCTCCCCCGACCACAG gTATCTGTATGTGAACagccgagcttggccccaggattGCATCATTTCTGACCCTTTGCAGCCGCCCCCCATCGCCGAGGAAATCGACCTGCACGTTCTAGACCTCAAAACAATGAAGGAAGCGAAACGAGCTCTGCGGGCTCATCGAGCCTACACACCCAGCGatgactttttctttattttcctgGATGTCAGCAGGGATTTTGTGGCCAG TGGTGCTGAAGATCGCCATGGCTACATCTGGGACCGGCACTACAACATCTGCTTGGCCAAACTGCAGCATGATGATGTGGTCAACTCGGTGGCCTTCAGCCCTGTGGAGCAAGAACTCCTCCTCACAGCTAGTGATGACTGCACCATTAAGGCGTGGCGCTCCCCCCGCACCATGCGGATCCTTCAAGCCGAGAAACCCCGGCTCCGCAAACCACTCTTCTCCTGGGCCACAAACCAGAGAAGCTGA